The proteins below come from a single Nocardiopsis gilva YIM 90087 genomic window:
- a CDS encoding SDR family NAD(P)-dependent oxidoreductase, with protein MNYLVVGGTSGIGAAVVKRLVMSEHANVLFCGRRRDAGEKLMRSLNRGRHGNVEMVRADITEESDVAALFDRVRDAFGELHGAFNAAGIVGKDSVLRGAPFHKSSAENFDRVLDVNVRGMWRCLRGELAIMAPQGSGSIVTCSSVAGLRSADSMSASYTASKHAVVGMTRALAVEYAPHGIRLNAVCPGVIDTDMLGGMRDELLTDLRRKNPAARIGMPEEVADAVVFLLSDRSQSISGTALTVDAGGLTGAL; from the coding sequence ATGAACTACCTGGTGGTCGGGGGAACGTCCGGCATCGGGGCCGCGGTTGTCAAGCGGCTCGTCATGTCCGAGCACGCCAACGTCCTATTCTGCGGCAGAAGGCGGGATGCGGGCGAGAAGCTGATGCGCTCGCTCAACCGCGGGCGACACGGGAATGTTGAGATGGTCCGCGCCGACATCACGGAGGAGTCGGACGTCGCCGCTCTGTTCGATCGGGTTCGGGACGCGTTCGGAGAACTCCACGGGGCCTTCAACGCCGCTGGAATCGTGGGGAAGGACAGCGTCCTGCGCGGTGCTCCCTTCCACAAGTCTTCGGCCGAGAACTTCGATCGCGTCCTGGACGTAAATGTCAGGGGAATGTGGCGATGCCTCCGCGGCGAGCTTGCGATCATGGCCCCTCAGGGGTCCGGCTCAATCGTCACCTGCTCCTCGGTCGCCGGTCTGCGTTCCGCGGACAGCATGTCCGCGTCGTACACGGCCAGCAAGCACGCCGTCGTCGGCATGACACGTGCTCTCGCTGTAGAGTACGCACCCCACGGCATCCGCCTGAACGCCGTGTGTCCGGGCGTCATCGACACCGACATGCTCGGCGGCATGCGGGACGAGCTACTGACCGACCTGCGCCGGAAGAACCCGGCGGCACGGATCGGCATGCCGGAGGAGGTAGCGGACGCGGTGGTGTTCCTACTGTCCGACCGGTCCCAGTCCATCAGCGGGACCGCTCTGACCGTAGACGCGGGAGGACTCACCGGCGCCCTGTGA
- a CDS encoding DinB family protein, translated as MTGTPVPKSYAPRWNNDTRPTPPAVGGERETLNAVLDWHRATFDLKCADLSPKQLSQRVVPPSALSLHGLVRHLAGVERWWFRIQFAGEDVPLLYYSDDDPDQDFDSLDGDVDEDFAIWRAECERSRQITNAAASLDETGIRKRTGEPISLRRIMVDMIAEYARHNGHADLLRERIDGTTGM; from the coding sequence ATGACCGGCACCCCCGTTCCCAAGAGTTATGCACCCCGGTGGAACAACGACACCCGCCCCACCCCGCCTGCCGTCGGCGGCGAACGGGAGACCCTGAACGCGGTCCTTGACTGGCATCGGGCGACCTTCGACCTCAAATGCGCCGACCTGTCACCGAAGCAGCTGTCCCAACGGGTGGTGCCGCCCTCTGCCCTGTCCCTGCACGGCCTGGTCCGGCATCTGGCCGGCGTCGAGCGCTGGTGGTTCCGCATACAGTTCGCAGGCGAAGACGTTCCGCTGCTCTACTACTCCGACGATGACCCCGACCAGGACTTCGACAGCCTGGACGGTGACGTCGACGAGGACTTCGCCATCTGGCGAGCGGAATGCGAGCGCTCCAGACAGATCACCAATGCTGCAGCATCACTGGATGAAACAGGAATCCGCAAGAGGACCGGCGAGCCGATCTCACTGCGAAGGATCATGGTGGACATGATCGCTGAGTACGCACGGCACAACGGCCATGCAGACCTATTACGCGAGCGCATTGACGGCACCACCGGGATGTGA
- a CDS encoding SAM-dependent methyltransferase, whose amino-acid sequence MSDTPDLPPQIDTSVPHSARFWDCLLGGKDNFAADREAVEQALQLQPDLREVARADRAFLSRAVRILAGEAGIRQFLDIGTGLPTVDHTHTVAQGIAPESRIVYVDNDPIVLLHAQALLVGTEEGSTEYIDADARDVDRILAKAADTIDFEQPVAVMMLGILNFILDDEEAHAVVDRLLGAVPGGSYLVLAHPTAEVGGPKTEEAIRQLNETSATPQKLRSPEALATFMNGLDILEPGIVSCSQWRTDADSVKVLQYCAVGRKA is encoded by the coding sequence ATGAGCGACACCCCCGACCTGCCTCCCCAGATCGACACCAGCGTGCCGCACTCGGCGCGGTTCTGGGACTGTCTGCTGGGTGGGAAGGACAACTTCGCCGCCGACCGGGAGGCTGTGGAGCAGGCCTTGCAGTTGCAGCCGGACCTGAGGGAGGTCGCACGGGCTGACCGGGCGTTTTTGTCTCGGGCGGTGAGAATTCTTGCCGGAGAAGCGGGTATCCGACAGTTTCTTGATATCGGTACCGGCTTGCCGACAGTGGATCACACTCACACGGTCGCTCAGGGGATAGCTCCCGAGTCGCGGATCGTCTATGTCGACAACGATCCCATCGTGCTCCTGCACGCCCAGGCGCTGCTCGTCGGCACCGAGGAGGGCTCGACCGAGTACATCGACGCCGATGCCCGCGATGTCGACCGAATCCTCGCGAAAGCGGCTGACACGATTGATTTCGAGCAGCCCGTCGCCGTCATGATGCTGGGGATTCTTAACTTCATCTTGGATGACGAGGAGGCGCACGCGGTCGTCGATCGGCTGTTGGGCGCCGTCCCGGGTGGAAGTTATCTGGTGCTCGCCCACCCGACGGCTGAGGTCGGTGGCCCCAAGACCGAGGAGGCCATCCGACAGCTGAACGAGACCAGCGCTACCCCGCAGAAGCTCCGATCGCCGGAGGCACTGGCCACCTTTATGAACGGCTTGGACATATTGGAGCCGGGCATCGTGTCTTGCTCGCAGTGGCGGACCGACGCCGACAGCGTCAAGGTGCTGCAGTACTGCGCGGTGGGGCGGAAGGCGTAG
- a CDS encoding acyl-CoA dehydrogenase family protein, translating to MPPTHEVFNQASPLEDFDVAADAALTEGLEREDAAWAADELHEVGRLAGTARARAWGEQANVNEPRLRTHDRYGHRIDEVDFHPSWHVLMDTAVSHGLHAAPWADERAGAHVARAAKFYAWSQVEGGHGCPISMTYAAVPALRHSPELAARYEPLLTARTYDFGVRPPLSKQGLLAGMSMTEKQGGSDVRANTTRAVPSNDGAYRLTGHKWFTSAPMGDLFLTLAQVPEGLTCFLVPRVLEDGTRNPLHIQRLKDKLGNRSNASAELEYDGALAWPVGELGRGVRTIIEMVNGTRLDCVIGSAAGMRAGLLQAVHHASERKTFGKLLIEQPLMRNVVADLALESEAATTLMMRLAGAADRAIRGDEAEAAFRRLAVAVGKFYVTKRLPAHAAETLECLGGNGYVEESGMPRLFRESPLNSIWEGSGNVAALDVLRAMAKQPQSVEAFLAEVGRAQGADARFDAAVKRLLSELSDLEEAEFRARGVVELMALTLQASLLLRYAPTPVADAFVGSRLGGEWGHVFGTLPRGTDTRTLIDRNRPRTLG from the coding sequence ATGCCACCCACTCACGAGGTGTTCAACCAGGCCTCTCCCCTGGAGGACTTCGACGTCGCCGCTGATGCCGCGTTGACCGAAGGGCTGGAGCGTGAGGACGCCGCGTGGGCGGCCGACGAGCTGCACGAGGTTGGGCGGCTGGCCGGGACCGCGCGCGCCCGTGCCTGGGGCGAGCAGGCGAATGTCAATGAGCCGCGGTTGCGGACGCATGATCGTTACGGACACCGGATCGACGAGGTCGATTTCCATCCCTCGTGGCACGTCCTGATGGATACGGCGGTCTCCCATGGCCTGCATGCCGCGCCCTGGGCCGACGAGCGGGCCGGGGCGCATGTGGCGCGGGCCGCCAAGTTCTATGCGTGGTCGCAGGTGGAGGGTGGCCATGGGTGTCCTATTTCCATGACGTACGCCGCCGTTCCTGCGCTGAGGCACTCGCCTGAGCTCGCGGCTCGGTACGAGCCCCTCTTGACTGCGCGCACCTATGACTTTGGGGTGCGCCCGCCGCTGAGCAAGCAGGGGCTGCTCGCCGGGATGTCGATGACCGAGAAGCAGGGTGGGTCCGATGTCCGGGCCAATACGACGCGGGCTGTTCCCTCTAATGACGGCGCCTACCGGTTGACCGGGCACAAGTGGTTCACGTCCGCGCCCATGGGCGACCTGTTCCTGACGCTTGCGCAAGTTCCCGAGGGGCTGACCTGTTTTCTGGTGCCGCGCGTCTTGGAGGACGGCACGCGCAACCCCCTGCACATCCAGCGGCTCAAGGACAAGCTCGGCAACCGGTCCAATGCCTCCGCGGAGCTGGAGTACGACGGCGCCCTCGCTTGGCCCGTCGGTGAGCTCGGCCGCGGCGTGCGCACGATCATTGAGATGGTCAACGGCACCCGGCTCGACTGCGTGATCGGGTCGGCCGCCGGGATGCGCGCGGGGCTGCTGCAGGCGGTTCACCATGCCTCTGAGCGCAAGACGTTCGGGAAGCTTCTGATTGAGCAGCCTCTGATGCGGAACGTCGTGGCCGATCTGGCTTTGGAGTCCGAGGCCGCGACAACGCTGATGATGCGGCTAGCCGGGGCCGCCGACCGCGCCATCCGGGGTGACGAGGCCGAGGCCGCCTTCCGGCGCCTCGCAGTGGCCGTCGGCAAGTTCTACGTCACCAAGCGCCTCCCCGCCCACGCCGCGGAAACCCTGGAGTGCCTGGGCGGGAACGGGTACGTGGAGGAGTCCGGGATGCCGCGCCTCTTCCGCGAGTCGCCCCTCAACTCCATCTGGGAGGGCTCGGGCAACGTCGCCGCACTGGACGTGCTCCGTGCCATGGCGAAGCAGCCTCAGTCCGTGGAAGCGTTCCTGGCCGAGGTCGGCCGCGCGCAGGGCGCCGATGCCCGATTCGACGCTGCCGTCAAGCGGCTGCTGAGTGAACTCAGTGATTTGGAGGAGGCGGAATTCCGGGCCCGCGGGGTCGTGGAGCTGATGGCGCTCACCTTGCAGGCGTCCCTGCTACTCCGATACGCGCCGACGCCGGTCGCCGACGCGTTCGTCGGTTCCCGCCTGGGCGGCGAGTGGGGCCACGTCTTCGGGACCCTCCCCCGGGGCACCGACACCCGCACCCTCATCGACCGGAATCGGCCGCGCACCCTGGGTTGA
- a CDS encoding dihydrofolate reductase family protein, which translates to MGSVHADAAPLFRALFPHPEFDIDLVSAYAYPAVLERPWLRANMVSSADGGAWGPSGRTRDLSSRADRAVMGVLRGLADVVLAGAATARIEGYRPVRPREVWKELRAGRPGTPSVAVVTRTLDLHPDLLSEAPDDARTIVFTTESAPEERRRAAAAMADVVVAGEDSVRPQQVLAALAERGLFRVLTEGGPHLLAEFTAEGLLDELCLTLSPHLLGPASSRIVAGEAPSHPHDLRLESLLESEGALFARYTAV; encoded by the coding sequence ATGGGTTCCGTTCACGCCGATGCCGCGCCCCTGTTCCGGGCGCTTTTCCCGCACCCCGAGTTCGACATCGACCTCGTCTCCGCCTACGCCTACCCCGCCGTGCTGGAGCGGCCGTGGCTGCGCGCCAACATGGTCTCCAGTGCCGACGGCGGGGCGTGGGGTCCCTCGGGGCGGACCCGGGACCTGTCCTCGCGAGCCGACCGCGCGGTGATGGGCGTGCTGCGCGGCCTGGCCGACGTGGTGCTCGCCGGGGCCGCGACCGCCCGTATCGAGGGGTATCGCCCAGTCCGGCCGCGCGAGGTGTGGAAGGAACTGCGCGCCGGCCGTCCCGGCACTCCGTCGGTCGCGGTGGTCACCCGCACCCTGGACCTCCACCCCGACCTGCTGTCGGAGGCGCCCGACGACGCGCGCACGATCGTCTTCACGACCGAGTCCGCCCCTGAGGAGCGGCGCCGCGCCGCGGCCGCCATGGCCGACGTTGTGGTGGCGGGCGAGGATTCGGTCCGACCACAACAGGTCCTGGCGGCCCTGGCCGAGCGCGGGCTGTTCCGCGTCCTGACCGAGGGCGGGCCGCACCTGCTGGCCGAATTCACCGCCGAAGGGCTCCTGGACGAGCTGTGCCTGACGCTGAGCCCGCACCTGCTCGGTCCCGCGTCGTCACGCATCGTCGCCGGAGAGGCCCCCTCGCACCCGCACGATCTGCGCCTGGAATCCCTCCTGGAGTCGGAGGGCGCGCTGTTCGCCCGCTACACCGCGGTCTGA
- a CDS encoding GntR family transcriptional regulator — translation MPTSENDSPPVYREIAAALRSAIASGHLSDGDRVPGENELMKQYGVARATARQALAVLINEGLVVPVRGSGIYVRTFRPLRRHGPRRLSRELWGGGRSIWQADAADRGFETDNIEVTEDPAPDHVIRALGLAEGARVVRRRRRYRLDGRPMQLATSYLPVELVAGTAITQVDTGPGGIYARLAELGHAPAHFTEEIRVRMPTPVEARDLQLTAGTPVLEVLRTALTEDHRAVELNEMTLDGSAYVLQYDFDA, via the coding sequence GTGCCGACGTCCGAAAACGACTCCCCGCCGGTCTATCGGGAAATCGCCGCGGCGTTGCGGTCCGCCATCGCCTCCGGCCACCTCTCCGACGGCGACCGCGTCCCCGGCGAGAACGAACTGATGAAGCAGTACGGCGTCGCCCGGGCCACCGCACGCCAGGCCCTGGCGGTGCTCATCAATGAGGGTTTGGTGGTCCCGGTCCGCGGATCGGGCATCTACGTGCGAACATTCCGCCCACTGCGCCGCCACGGACCGCGCCGCCTGTCCCGGGAACTGTGGGGCGGCGGCCGGTCCATCTGGCAGGCCGACGCCGCCGATCGGGGGTTCGAGACCGACAACATCGAAGTGACCGAGGATCCCGCCCCGGACCACGTGATCCGCGCCCTCGGCCTCGCCGAGGGCGCGCGCGTCGTCCGGCGCCGACGCCGCTACCGGCTGGACGGCCGGCCCATGCAGCTCGCCACGTCCTACCTGCCGGTCGAGCTGGTGGCGGGCACGGCGATCACACAGGTCGACACCGGTCCGGGCGGCATCTACGCGAGGCTGGCCGAACTCGGCCACGCCCCCGCCCACTTCACCGAGGAGATCCGCGTGCGGATGCCGACCCCCGTCGAAGCCCGCGATCTGCAACTGACGGCCGGAACCCCCGTCCTGGAGGTGCTGCGCACCGCGCTGACGGAGGACCACCGCGCCGTCGAGCTCAACGAAATGACCCTGGACGGGTCCGCCTACGTGCTGCAGTACGACTTCGACGCTTGA
- the msrB gene encoding peptide-methionine (R)-S-oxide reductase MsrB, producing MDESTAPIPQDEEQWRQRLAPEAYAVLREGATERPWSGEYVGTTTAGVYRCRACGAELFRSTTKFESHCGWPSFYDPSDSSAVTLHEDRSLGMIRTEVRCSRCDSHLGHVFHGEGYTTPTDDRYCINSVALTLEADDSVQ from the coding sequence ATGGACGAATCGACGGCTCCGATCCCCCAGGACGAGGAGCAATGGCGCCAGCGGTTGGCCCCCGAGGCCTATGCCGTACTGCGCGAAGGGGCGACGGAGCGGCCGTGGAGCGGCGAATACGTCGGAACGACGACGGCCGGCGTCTACCGGTGCCGGGCCTGTGGTGCCGAGCTCTTCCGCTCCACCACGAAGTTCGAGTCGCACTGCGGGTGGCCGAGTTTCTATGATCCTTCGGACAGCTCCGCGGTAACGCTGCACGAGGATCGGAGCCTTGGCATGATACGTACCGAGGTCCGTTGCTCACGCTGTGATTCCCACCTCGGTCACGTGTTCCACGGTGAGGGCTACACCACCCCCACCGATGACCGCTACTGCATCAACTCGGTCGCTCTCACACTAGAGGCGGACGACTCGGTGCAATAG
- a CDS encoding phosphatidylserine decarboxylase: MTHDSHPDVPARPGIRMAKGSAPWLVPACAIAGATVLAGRRTRLGRALAVPAVGLAAGMAWFFRDPDRSPANGRVLSSADGVVQSIDPQPDGRTRIAVFMNPLNVHVNRAPLAGVIKRVEHRPGGFRPAFDKDSERNERLIWTFETEIGEITVVQIAGAMVRRIVPYFTEGQKVEQGERIGLIRFGSRVDVYLPAGISPSVAIGQKVRAGETRLDHD; encoded by the coding sequence ATGACCCACGACTCACATCCCGATGTTCCTGCCAGGCCGGGTATCCGGATGGCCAAAGGCTCCGCACCCTGGCTCGTGCCCGCATGCGCGATCGCCGGTGCCACCGTTCTGGCCGGCCGCAGAACACGGCTCGGCCGGGCGCTGGCGGTCCCCGCGGTAGGCCTGGCGGCCGGGATGGCGTGGTTCTTCCGTGACCCGGACCGCAGTCCGGCCAACGGGCGAGTCCTCTCCTCAGCCGACGGGGTCGTCCAGAGCATCGATCCCCAGCCGGACGGCCGGACCCGGATCGCGGTCTTCATGAACCCGCTCAACGTGCATGTCAACCGTGCGCCGCTGGCGGGCGTGATCAAGCGCGTGGAGCACCGCCCCGGGGGCTTCCGTCCCGCATTCGACAAGGACAGCGAGCGCAATGAACGCCTCATCTGGACCTTCGAAACCGAGATCGGTGAGATCACGGTCGTCCAAATCGCCGGCGCGATGGTCCGGCGTATCGTCCCGTATTTCACTGAGGGCCAGAAGGTCGAACAGGGCGAGAGGATCGGCCTCATCCGGTTCGGTTCCCGGGTCGACGTCTACCTCCCGGCCGGTATATCCCCATCGGTCGCGATCGGGCAAAAGGTCCGGGCGGGTGAAACGCGTCTTGATCACGACTAA
- a CDS encoding CDP-alcohol phosphatidyltransferase family protein, which yields MGSEDTVPSLRLAMADYFTLGNALCGFMAVWQLAAAAHYAAAASVPLQRDAIATAVILLLAAAAFDLFDGRVARRFGGSGMGAELDNLADVISFGFAPAFFVVAWGTLGGNGGLAPVAAAAAVLLAVVVRLARFSCQSPGATSFSGLPGPFGAMAVVTIVLLDPPVLVGTVAVLAVAWLMVSRIEYPKPRGRLAYAVLAWMLGSVACLAAWAVDAPAGETLLYSGSSLVLLLMLAIPFYVVMTRRGGSDDDTADALPTPMPPTPREG from the coding sequence ATGGGATCGGAGGACACTGTTCCGAGCCTCCGCCTGGCGATGGCCGACTACTTCACGCTCGGCAACGCGCTGTGCGGATTCATGGCGGTGTGGCAGCTCGCCGCGGCCGCCCACTACGCGGCCGCGGCCTCGGTGCCACTGCAGCGCGACGCCATCGCCACGGCCGTCATCCTGCTGCTCGCGGCCGCCGCCTTCGACCTGTTCGACGGGCGCGTCGCGCGCCGGTTCGGCGGCAGCGGCATGGGCGCCGAGCTGGACAACCTCGCCGACGTGATCAGCTTCGGATTCGCCCCGGCGTTCTTCGTGGTCGCCTGGGGCACGCTCGGCGGCAACGGCGGTCTCGCGCCCGTCGCCGCGGCGGCGGCCGTGCTGCTGGCGGTCGTGGTCCGGCTGGCCCGGTTCTCCTGCCAGTCGCCCGGCGCCACGAGTTTCAGCGGGCTGCCCGGCCCCTTCGGCGCGATGGCCGTCGTCACCATCGTGCTGCTCGACCCGCCCGTGCTCGTGGGCACCGTGGCAGTCCTCGCGGTGGCGTGGCTGATGGTCAGCCGCATCGAATACCCCAAGCCGCGCGGGCGCCTCGCCTACGCCGTGCTGGCCTGGATGCTGGGCAGCGTGGCCTGCCTGGCGGCGTGGGCCGTCGACGCCCCCGCCGGAGAGACCCTCCTGTACTCCGGCTCCAGCCTGGTCCTGCTGCTGATGCTGGCGATCCCGTTCTACGTGGTCATGACGCGTCGCGGCGGCAGTGACGACGACACCGCCGACGCGCTGCCGACGCCCATGCCGCCCACCCCCCGGGAAGGCTGA
- the hemQ gene encoding hydrogen peroxide-dependent heme synthase — protein sequence MWSVFKTGDLAGIDRVAATEELNALIDSAAEKGVTTRGAYDVQGFRADADIMFWWIADTPEAVQEMYSAFRRTRLGRVSEPVWSVVGIHRPAEFNRAHIPAFLAGEEPHDYICVYPFVRSYEWYLLPDEERRAMLAEHGRMAAGYKDVRANTVSTFALSDYEWMLAFEADELHRIVDLMRHLRGAEARRHTRLEVPFYTGRRKSVAELVEALA from the coding sequence ATGTGGTCGGTGTTCAAGACCGGCGACCTGGCCGGCATCGACCGCGTCGCCGCCACCGAGGAGCTGAACGCGCTGATCGACAGCGCGGCCGAGAAGGGCGTCACCACCCGCGGGGCCTACGACGTCCAGGGCTTCCGCGCCGACGCCGACATCATGTTCTGGTGGATCGCCGACACACCCGAGGCGGTCCAGGAGATGTACTCGGCGTTCCGCCGCACCCGGCTGGGCCGCGTCAGCGAGCCGGTGTGGTCGGTCGTCGGCATCCACCGCCCGGCCGAGTTCAACCGCGCCCACATCCCGGCGTTCCTCGCGGGGGAGGAGCCGCACGACTACATCTGCGTCTACCCCTTCGTCCGCTCCTACGAGTGGTACCTGCTGCCCGATGAGGAGCGCCGCGCGATGCTCGCCGAGCACGGCCGGATGGCCGCGGGCTACAAGGACGTGCGCGCCAACACCGTCTCGACCTTCGCCCTCAGCGACTATGAGTGGATGCTCGCGTTCGAGGCCGACGAGCTGCACCGCATCGTCGACCTGATGCGCCACCTGCGCGGCGCGGAGGCCCGTCGGCACACGCGGCTGGAGGTCCCGTTCTACACCGGCCGCCGCAAGAGCGTCGCCGAGCTGGTCGAGGCACTGGCCTGA
- the hemG gene encoding protoporphyrinogen oxidase yields the protein MQRKPHVVVVGGGISGLTAAYRLTRAGTSVTVLESTPRMGGKLAASPVAGVPVDAGAESVLRRRPEALALISDLGLDDRVTSPAPAPASIYSRGRLRAFPEGQMMGVPGDLAALARSGVLSWPGTLRVAADLLLPGTSVDDDVSVASYIGRRMGREVVDRLVEPLLGGVYAGRADQLSLRATLPQIEQLAHGERSLARAVRAAKAKQTAAPGGSGPVFATLRGGLATLIDALVEQSGAETITACPVRGLRRDGAGWTVTAGSEQAPREFAADGVVLACPAPAAARILDPLAPSAARELAAVDYASMAIVTLAYPASAFPRPPEGSGFLVPGREGRTIKAATFSSVKWPWLGEALRAAHPDTETVLLRASIGRFGEEEALRRDDAELTALATADLADICGVSGAPVDQRVTRWEAGLPQYVTGHLDRVERARAVLSDHTGLVLCGAAYDGVGIPACVGGAESAARALAAQLADDHRSPQPAE from the coding sequence ATGCAGAGGAAACCGCACGTCGTCGTGGTCGGTGGCGGAATCTCCGGGCTGACCGCCGCCTACCGGCTCACCCGTGCCGGGACCAGCGTCACTGTGCTGGAGTCCACCCCACGTATGGGCGGAAAGCTCGCCGCCTCGCCGGTGGCCGGGGTCCCGGTGGACGCGGGCGCGGAGTCGGTGCTGCGCCGACGCCCCGAGGCGCTCGCGCTCATCTCGGACCTGGGCTTGGACGACCGGGTGACCTCACCCGCCCCCGCTCCCGCGAGCATCTACTCCCGCGGGCGGCTGCGGGCCTTCCCCGAGGGCCAGATGATGGGGGTCCCCGGTGACCTCGCCGCACTCGCCCGCAGCGGCGTGCTGTCGTGGCCGGGGACGCTGCGGGTGGCAGCCGACCTCCTCCTTCCGGGCACGTCGGTGGACGACGACGTTTCGGTCGCTTCCTACATCGGGCGCCGCATGGGCAGGGAGGTCGTCGACCGCCTGGTGGAGCCCCTCCTCGGCGGTGTGTACGCGGGCCGCGCCGATCAGCTCTCGCTGCGGGCGACCCTCCCGCAGATCGAGCAGCTCGCCCACGGTGAGCGCTCCCTCGCCCGCGCCGTGCGCGCCGCCAAGGCCAAGCAGACGGCCGCGCCGGGCGGCTCCGGGCCGGTGTTCGCCACCCTGCGCGGCGGCCTGGCCACCCTCATCGACGCGCTCGTCGAGCAGAGCGGGGCCGAGACCATCACCGCGTGCCCCGTGCGCGGACTGCGCCGCGACGGCGCCGGCTGGACGGTCACCGCAGGCTCCGAGCAGGCGCCTCGCGAGTTCGCGGCCGACGGCGTCGTGCTCGCCTGCCCCGCCCCGGCCGCCGCCCGCATTCTCGACCCCCTGGCGCCGAGCGCCGCGCGCGAACTGGCCGCCGTCGACTATGCGAGCATGGCCATCGTCACCCTGGCCTACCCCGCCTCCGCCTTCCCCCGGCCGCCCGAGGGCAGCGGATTCCTTGTCCCGGGCCGGGAGGGGCGCACGATCAAGGCCGCGACGTTCAGCAGCGTCAAGTGGCCGTGGCTGGGCGAGGCCCTGCGCGCCGCCCACCCCGACACCGAGACGGTGCTGCTGCGCGCCTCGATCGGGCGCTTTGGCGAGGAGGAGGCGCTGCGGCGTGACGACGCGGAGCTGACCGCGCTGGCCACCGCCGACCTCGCCGACATCTGCGGCGTCAGCGGCGCCCCCGTCGACCAGCGGGTGACCCGCTGGGAGGCCGGGCTGCCCCAGTACGTCACGGGCCACCTCGACCGCGTCGAGCGCGCACGCGCCGTACTGTCGGACCATACGGGGCTGGTGCTCTGCGGGGCCGCCTACGACGGCGTGGGCATCCCTGCCTGCGTCGGCGGGGCCGAGTCGGCGGCGCGGGCGCTCGCCGCGCAGCTGGCCGACGACCATCGCTCACCCCAGCCAGCGGAGTAG
- a CDS encoding DUF4349 domain-containing protein, whose translation MKAAVVKPGRGRAAAATITASLAIALLAGCSEATNEYSTETEDTAARDAAPQAPGGENADGRAEAGAPADEGGASEGGSDVTNLAIENQKRAVVYTADLEVEVPHVQEAVSAAKDLVTDVGGHVGSENIGTGAGDAPRASLRLRVPQDHYEDTLEDLAELGKRESLDREAVDVTEEVADVDSRVKSAKASLKRLRALLDEAEDVKDILDVEREIDSRQAELESLQARQAALADQTSLGTVNLELTPPPGKVEKDDTGSLGFLGGLKEGWTAFTALLEGLAAGVGWALPFLVTLLVLASPAVLWWRRRRARRANSASAPQAQPVPTVPHREDEGTASDGPTPGTTSETAYTGDPDTPGEDRS comes from the coding sequence ATGAAGGCTGCAGTGGTCAAACCTGGCAGGGGCCGCGCGGCAGCGGCCACCATCACCGCATCGCTCGCGATCGCCCTGCTCGCGGGGTGCTCGGAGGCGACCAACGAGTACAGCACCGAAACAGAGGACACTGCGGCACGCGACGCGGCTCCGCAGGCACCGGGCGGCGAGAACGCCGACGGCCGGGCGGAGGCGGGCGCCCCCGCCGATGAGGGCGGCGCCTCCGAGGGCGGTTCCGACGTGACCAACCTCGCAATCGAGAATCAGAAGCGCGCGGTGGTCTACACCGCCGATCTCGAAGTCGAGGTCCCCCATGTACAGGAGGCGGTGTCCGCCGCCAAGGACCTGGTGACCGACGTCGGCGGCCACGTCGGCTCGGAGAACATCGGGACCGGGGCCGGAGACGCGCCTCGGGCCTCGCTCCGGCTGCGGGTCCCCCAGGACCACTACGAGGACACCCTGGAGGACCTGGCCGAACTGGGCAAGCGCGAAAGCCTGGACCGCGAGGCCGTCGACGTCACCGAGGAGGTCGCCGACGTCGACAGCCGGGTCAAGTCGGCGAAGGCCTCGCTCAAGCGGCTGCGGGCGCTGCTCGACGAGGCCGAGGACGTCAAGGACATCCTCGACGTCGAGCGGGAGATCGACAGCCGCCAGGCGGAGTTGGAGTCGCTGCAGGCGCGCCAGGCCGCACTGGCCGACCAGACGTCGCTGGGAACGGTCAACCTGGAGCTGACACCGCCGCCCGGGAAGGTCGAGAAGGACGACACCGGATCGCTGGGCTTCCTCGGCGGACTGAAGGAGGGGTGGACGGCGTTCACCGCCCTACTCGAAGGCCTCGCGGCGGGCGTGGGCTGGGCGCTCCCGTTCCTGGTCACCCTGCTCGTTCTCGCCTCGCCCGCCGTGCTGTGGTGGCGCCGTCGCCGGGCCCGTCGAGCCAACAGCGCTTCGGCACCCCAGGCCCAGCCCGTTCCGACCGTGCCGCACCGGGAGGACGAGGGCACGGCATCGGACGGACCGACTCCTGGCACCACCTCTGAAACGGCATACACGGGCGACCCGGACACCCCTGGCGAGGACCGCAGCTGA